In Thermodesulfobacteriota bacterium, a single window of DNA contains:
- the rpoC gene encoding DNA-directed RNA polymerase subunit beta', whose amino-acid sequence MDIENLFEKPKNPSEYRAVKISIASPEKIKEWSSGEVRKPETINYRTFKPERSGLFCAKIFGPVKDYECLCGKYKRLKHRGHTCEKCGVEVISSKVRRERMGHIELSSPVAHIWFLRSIPSRIGMLLDMTLKELEKVLYYEAYVVLDPGNATLKFGEVLSEDKYRRLLEEFGPSFKVGMGAETIREMLKKIDLVELSEQLKAELMSVTSPIKRARIAKRQRIVEAFRQSKNKPEWMILTRIPILPPDLRPLVPLDGGRFATSDLNDLYRRVINRNNRLKKLLELGAPDIIVRNEKRMLQESVDALFENGRRGRPVLGHNHRPLKSLSDIIKGKQGRFRQNLLGKRVDYSGRSVITVGPDLKLHQCGLPKQMALELFRPFIYQKLEKWAAASTIKISKKLVEQESPIVWDALDEVIKEHPILLNRAPTLHRLSIQAFEPILIEDLAIQIHPLVCPAYNADFDGDQMAVHVPLSIEAQTECRTLVMSTNNILSPAHGKPIILPTQDIVLGVYYMTREMVNDKGEGKIFSSIEEVRMAYDSGEIGLHARVKVRIDETMHDTTVGRVLLYEIMPRVIPFDLVNKVMTKRAIEELIDGCFRVAGGKSTVLLADRLRTLGFQYSTKAGISISIDDMKIPIKKKILLDKAYEEVVKVQNQYSQGLITDGERYNKVIDIWAKTSDEVAQEMMDELSLDVLKDGKNKDTKVPSYNPIYMMIDSGARGSQTQVRQLAGMRGLMAKPSGEIIETPITSNFREGLTVLQYFISTHGARKGLADTALKTANAGYLTRRLIDAAQEVMVTEYDCGTNEGITVGDLIEGGEIIDRVSERILGRVAVEDIKDPVTGEVIVRSNDEIDEHAAKRIDETGSITEVKIRSVLTCESRHGVCILCYGRNLSAGTLVNIGEAVGIVAAQSIGEPGTQLTMRTFHIGGAASQRAAESTLESQHEGIVKLYGVRTVKNKEDKLVVINRTGILAIVDEKGYERERYPLVLGARLGIDEGKKVKAGALLAEWDPYTTPFISEITGKVSFQDLEQGISLKEQVDEVTGIYKKVVIESKSPDLHPALVVTDSGGKQVQYSVPIGAIIEKNEGDLIYAGDIVAKIPRATAKTKDITGGLPRVAELFEARIPKDPAVVSEIDGIVSFGKDLKGKRRLVVTPDIGEAKEYLSPRGKHVLVRDGERVSSGDQLVDGAVNPHDILRIRGEKALARYLVDEIQEVYRLQGVKINDKHIEAIVRQMLKRVRIKDPGETSFLMGEAVSKQEFFEENERVVSQDGNPASAEPLLLGITRASLSTSSWLSAASFQETTRVLTEAACEGKEDQLRGLKENVIMGRLIPAGTGLPMYRYIDVEVPVPEIPVPIPVEEEIT is encoded by the coding sequence TTGGATATTGAAAACCTATTTGAGAAACCAAAAAATCCTTCGGAATACAGGGCTGTAAAGATTTCAATTGCATCGCCGGAGAAAATTAAGGAATGGTCTTCCGGTGAAGTCAGAAAGCCCGAAACGATAAATTACAGGACTTTCAAGCCGGAAAGGAGTGGGCTCTTCTGTGCAAAGATCTTTGGGCCCGTGAAGGATTACGAATGTCTTTGCGGAAAGTACAAGAGATTAAAACACAGGGGGCACACGTGCGAAAAGTGTGGTGTTGAAGTCATATCGAGCAAGGTCAGGCGTGAACGAATGGGACACATAGAACTCTCTTCGCCTGTCGCCCACATTTGGTTTCTCAGGAGCATACCGAGCAGAATAGGGATGCTATTAGATATGACTCTTAAGGAGTTGGAGAAGGTTCTTTACTATGAGGCATATGTAGTTCTTGATCCAGGTAATGCTACCCTAAAATTTGGTGAGGTTCTCAGTGAGGATAAATACAGAAGACTTTTAGAGGAATTCGGTCCAAGTTTTAAGGTTGGAATGGGTGCGGAAACGATAAGGGAAATGCTGAAAAAGATTGATCTTGTTGAACTTTCTGAGCAGCTAAAGGCAGAATTAATGAGCGTAACGTCTCCTATAAAGCGGGCTAGAATAGCGAAGAGGCAAAGAATTGTTGAAGCCTTTAGACAATCCAAAAACAAGCCGGAGTGGATGATTCTCACCAGAATTCCGATACTTCCACCAGATTTAAGACCTCTGGTACCTCTTGACGGTGGGAGATTTGCTACATCTGATTTAAATGATCTATACAGGAGAGTCATAAATCGAAACAATCGTCTAAAGAAATTACTTGAGCTTGGAGCCCCAGATATCATTGTGAGAAACGAGAAAAGGATGCTCCAGGAGTCGGTTGATGCATTATTTGAGAACGGTCGCCGGGGGAGGCCTGTTCTGGGTCATAACCATCGTCCTCTGAAGAGCCTAAGTGACATTATAAAAGGAAAACAGGGAAGATTTAGGCAAAATTTACTCGGGAAGAGAGTGGATTATTCTGGTCGTTCAGTGATTACGGTCGGACCGGACTTAAAGCTGCATCAATGTGGTCTTCCCAAGCAGATGGCCTTAGAGCTTTTCAGACCATTTATCTATCAGAAACTCGAAAAATGGGCAGCTGCTTCGACTATAAAGATTTCAAAGAAATTAGTTGAGCAAGAGTCACCTATCGTGTGGGATGCCTTGGATGAAGTTATTAAGGAGCACCCTATTTTGCTCAATCGCGCACCCACACTTCACAGGTTGAGCATTCAGGCATTCGAACCCATTCTGATTGAGGATCTCGCTATACAGATTCATCCCCTCGTGTGTCCTGCTTATAATGCTGATTTTGACGGCGACCAGATGGCTGTTCACGTACCACTTTCCATAGAGGCGCAAACTGAATGCAGGACACTCGTAATGTCAACGAATAACATCCTTTCACCTGCGCATGGAAAACCGATAATACTTCCTACCCAAGATATAGTTCTAGGTGTCTATTATATGACTAGAGAAATGGTGAATGACAAAGGTGAAGGCAAGATATTCTCTAGTATTGAAGAGGTTAGGATGGCCTATGACTCGGGCGAAATAGGACTCCATGCAAGGGTAAAGGTCCGGATTGATGAGACCATGCATGATACTACTGTGGGAAGAGTGCTTCTCTATGAAATAATGCCCAGGGTAATACCATTTGATCTTGTAAATAAGGTTATGACAAAACGCGCTATCGAGGAATTGATTGACGGATGCTTTAGGGTTGCAGGAGGTAAGAGCACCGTGCTTCTTGCTGACCGACTGCGTACATTAGGCTTTCAGTATTCTACCAAAGCGGGTATCTCAATCTCGATAGATGATATGAAGATACCTATTAAGAAGAAGATCCTTCTAGACAAGGCTTATGAAGAGGTTGTTAAAGTGCAAAATCAGTACTCGCAGGGATTAATCACGGACGGCGAGAGATATAACAAGGTAATAGATATTTGGGCCAAGACGAGCGACGAGGTCGCGCAAGAGATGATGGATGAACTATCACTCGATGTTTTAAAGGATGGCAAAAACAAAGATACAAAGGTCCCAAGCTACAATCCTATATACATGATGATAGATTCAGGCGCAAGGGGAAGTCAAACCCAGGTTCGTCAGCTGGCTGGGATGAGGGGACTGATGGCAAAGCCTTCCGGTGAAATAATCGAAACACCAATCACATCAAATTTCAGGGAGGGATTGACGGTACTTCAATACTTCATCTCAACCCATGGAGCAAGAAAGGGTCTTGCTGACACGGCTCTCAAGACTGCAAATGCTGGTTACCTTACGAGGAGGCTAATTGATGCCGCACAAGAAGTAATGGTCACCGAATACGATTGTGGGACAAACGAAGGTATAACTGTTGGCGATCTTATAGAGGGAGGTGAAATTATTGATAGGGTTAGCGAAAGGATATTAGGCCGTGTTGCCGTTGAAGATATCAAGGATCCAGTAACCGGTGAAGTAATTGTAAGAAGTAATGATGAGATAGATGAACATGCCGCTAAGAGGATAGATGAGACAGGAAGCATAACTGAGGTGAAGATCAGATCGGTCTTAACTTGTGAGTCTCGGCATGGCGTTTGTATCTTATGTTACGGAAGGAATCTTTCCGCAGGCACGCTTGTGAACATAGGGGAAGCTGTAGGCATCGTAGCCGCACAATCGATTGGAGAGCCGGGAACGCAGCTTACTATGAGAACCTTTCATATAGGAGGAGCTGCCAGCCAGAGGGCTGCCGAGAGTACCCTTGAGAGTCAACACGAAGGAATCGTCAAGCTATATGGAGTGAGAACGGTCAAGAATAAGGAAGACAAACTAGTCGTAATAAATCGGACTGGGATTTTAGCCATAGTTGATGAGAAGGGATATGAGCGCGAACGATATCCATTAGTTCTGGGTGCAAGGTTGGGTATTGATGAAGGTAAGAAGGTGAAAGCGGGGGCACTCTTAGCAGAATGGGATCCATACACTACTCCGTTTATTTCCGAGATTACAGGTAAAGTAAGTTTCCAGGACCTTGAACAGGGGATCTCCCTGAAAGAGCAGGTCGACGAGGTTACGGGTATATATAAGAAGGTTGTTATTGAATCAAAAAGTCCCGACCTGCATCCCGCCCTGGTTGTAACGGATAGTGGTGGGAAACAGGTTCAATATTCGGTTCCGATAGGAGCTATTATTGAAAAGAATGAGGGAGATCTGATTTACGCCGGAGATATCGTCGCGAAGATCCCTAGGGCAACAGCAAAGACAAAAGACATAACTGGCGGGCTTCCTAGAGTCGCGGAACTTTTCGAGGCAAGAATCCCTAAGGACCCCGCAGTCGTAAGTGAAATAGACGGGATTGTATCTTTTGGGAAGGATCTCAAAGGTAAGAGGAGGTTAGTGGTAACACCTGATATTGGAGAAGCCAAGGAGTATCTCTCTCCTCGGGGAAAACATGTACTGGTTAGAGATGGCGAAAGGGTTTCCTCGGGAGATCAACTTGTGGATGGCGCCGTAAATCCGCATGATATTCTCAGAATCCGTGGAGAAAAGGCACTTGCCAGATACCTTGTAGATGAAATCCAAGAGGTATATAGATTGCAGGGGGTTAAGATAAATGATAAACATATTGAGGCCATTGTAAGACAGATGCTAAAGAGGGTGAGGATTAAAGATCCGGGTGAGACATCTTTTCTTATGGGTGAGGCGGTGTCAAAACAGGAGTTCTTTGAGGAAAACGAAAGGGTGGTTTCTCAGGACGGAAATCCGGCGTCGGCTGAGCCACTACTATTAGGTATAACAAGGGCTTCCCTCAGCACGAGTAGCTGGCTTTCCGCAGCGTCATTTCAGGAGACGACTAGGGTTCTTACCGAAGCAGCCTGCGAGGGAAAGGAGGATCAATTGAGGGGACTCAAGGAAAATGTAATCATGGGCAGATTGATTCCCGCAGGTACGGGTCTTCCAATGTACAGATATATTGATGTCGAGGTGCCAGTTCCGGAAATTCCCGTGCCAATCCCGGTCGAAGAAGAAATTACCTGA